The Ignavibacteria bacterium genome contains the following window.
GTTCTTCTAAAAAAGTTTTCTCCGCTGGAACTACTCCCATATTACCAACTATTGGTTCAATAATTATTGCAGCAATCTCATTTTTATTTTTTGAGATTAGATTTTTAACTGACTCAATTTTATTAAAATCAGCGACAAGAGTATCTTTTGCATTTCCTTCGGTTACACCTGGACTTGTTGGTACTCCAAAAGTTAATGCACCAGACCCAGCCTTGATAAGAAAGAAATCAGCATGTCCGTGGTAACAGCCTTCGAATTTAATTATCTTAGCTCGCTTTGTGTATCCTCTTGCGACACGAACAGCACTCATTGTCGCTTCACTTCCACTATTTACAAATCGAATCATTTCAATCGAAGGAACAAGTTCTCTAACTAATTCAGCAATTTTTATTTCAAGCTCAGTTGGAATACCAAAGCTTGTTCCTTTTTCAAGAGCATCTTTAATAGCTTCTTTAATAAATGGCGGATTATGTCCAAAAAGATGTGGTCCCCAACTGCCTATGTAATCAATGTACTCATTACCATCAACATCATAAATCTTTGAGCCTTCCCCTCTCTCAATAAAAACGGGTGTTCCACCAACTGATTTAAAAGCACGAACTGGTGAATTAACACCACCCGGCAAAATCTTTTTTGCTCTTTCGAATAACAATTTGCTTCTTTCAATATTCATATCATCCACATTATTGATTTGTTTATCATATTAGTTTGTCTGTTCAATACGCAGTCTATAATTAAAGATTCAGCTGTTTTGTATTTATCCTATCTGCAAAACATTTGAGATCACCACTTTCTCAATTTTTCAATTCATCAAATCCATAAAACAAAATTTATTAATGTCGAATGGTCTTGCTGCGCAAGTTTTCTCATTGATAAGATTGAAAATCTGCAAAGACATCTTGAATAAATTTAAATTCCTCGTCAGTCAAAGGTTTATCCATTGCAGAAAGATTAATCATTACCTGTTTTAAATTTCTGAAACCTGGAATAACAGCTGCCACTGTCGAATGATAAAGAACATATTGAAGCGCAGCTCTTGCAAGAGATTCGAGATCTGAACCAAATTTAGACTTTAACATTTCAATTTTTGGCTCAACCTTTGCTAAATAATCTGGTTTAAATCTTGGAGAATTTGCTCTGTGATCACCAGGCTGAAACTGTGGAGGATTATCTTTACTATATTTTCCGAGTAAAATTCCCTGCCCTAATGGACCAAACGCAATAAACGAAATCTGATTTTCTTTACATAACTTTTGTGTTGGTGTTCCTTCTCTGATAAATCTATCGTCAAGAGCACTTGCAAAACTTTGAATTACATCAGGCTTGACCTTGGGTATTAATTTAACAAAATCTTCATGCTTGTAAGCTGATTGTCCGATCAATCGAATTTTTCCTTCATCTCTTAAACGATACATCATATCAATTGCATCATCTAAATATTCATCATTATCACCAAAATGTCCATGATGGAAATAATAGAGATCAATGTAATCTCTTTTCAAATTAATTAATGATTGTTCACACTGATGTCGAATGTGCTGCGGTTCATAAGCGTGTTCTGCAGTTCCTTTGAACCAACCAACTTTTGTAGCGATAATTACATCTTTATTTCTTGGACCTAAAATTCTTGCTAACATTCTTTCGGCTCTTCCATTACCATAAACATCAGCATTATCAAAATGATTAACACCATGATCGAGTGCATAATAAATTGCTTCTCTAACTTCGTTTTCATCAACATCTGCCCATCCATTTGGTACACCATCAACCCAGTTTAATCCGCCCATTGTCCAGCAGCCTAAACTAATTTCAGAGACTTCAACATTTGTTTTACCTAATTTTCTGTATTTCATAAATCCTCCCTTGTTTTATTTCTTTAAGATTTTAGCTGCTTCTTTTGCAAAATAAGTTAAAATTAAATCAGCGCCTGCTCTTTTAATTGAAGTCAAAGACTCCATCATAACTCTTTCGCCATCAATCCAGTTATTTAATGCTGCTGCTTTAATCATTGAATACTCACCGCTTACCTGATATGCTGCGGTTGGCATTCCAAATTTTTCTTTCACGCGATAAATTACATCTAAATAAGGACCTGCAGGTTTTACCATAACAATATCTGCACCTTCTTGAATATCAAGTTCGACTTCCCATAAAGCTTCAAGGACATTAGCTGGATTCATCTGGTGTGATCGTCGATCACCAAATTTGGGAGTTGATTCTGCTGCTTCACGAAATGGTCCATAAAATCCTGAAGCGTATTTTGCGGCATAAGACATAATTGGAATATTTTGAAAACCATTCTCGTCTAAAATTTTTCGGATGGCTGTAACTCTGCCATCCATCATATCGGATGGAGCGACAATATCAGCTCCAGCTTTTGCATGAGTTAATGCTTCTTTTGCAAGCAATTCGTTTGTCTCATCATTTAAAATTTCATCGCCCCTTAATACACCACAGTGTCCATGTGAAGTATATTCACACATACAAACATCAGTAATTACAACGAGATCTTTCACTTCCTTTTTAATTTGCCGCACTGCTCTTTGAATTATTCCTTCTTCATCATAAGCTTCGCTTCCTACTTCATCTTTGTGCGAAGGAATCCCAAACAAAATCACAGCTGGAATCCCAAGATCAACTACTTCTTTACATTCTTCTACCAAAACATCAATCGACATTTGATAAACTTCAGGCATTGAGCCAACAGGTTTTTTTATTTTTTCGCCAGGGCAAACAAACAACGGATAAATAAAATCCTTCACACTTAATTCAGTTTCTTGAACCATATCTCGAATTAAAGGATTATATCTCAATCTTCTTAATCTTGTTTGAGGAAATTGTCTCATATTAAACCTCTTAGTTAATTTCTCTTTCAAACTCAGTGAATAAATTATTTCTTACAAAGTTAGAAATTCTTTCAAAATGAATTTTTGAATTTTTAATACAATCGCCGACTGAAATTCCACCACGATAATTTCCACCTAAAAATATGCCTTTATATTTTCTTTCGAATTCATTAATTGCATTCTCCTTTTCAATGTATCCGATTGAATATTGTGGAATTGCTCTTTCCCAGAATCGATAAACAAAGCTTTCTGGTTTGCTTTTAATTTTCATTATCTCTTCAAACTCAGAAAGAACTTTTTCTATCACATTTTCAATTCCAATTTCAAAAATTTTATACTGACGAGAACCTCCAATGAAAATAGTAAATGATGCAAATTTTTCATCTCCTCTATTGGGGAAAATGACGCTGTTCCAGATTGCACCAAGAAATGATTTCTTTTCCTTTTCAGGAATTAAAAATCCAAATCCATCAAGCGGTTGCCCTATTTTTGATTTTTCATAAATCACATTTAACACAAGAACTGGCGGGTAATAAATGGTTGAGAGTTGATTGAAAAGATAACCATCAAAATTTTTCAAAAGCTCTGCAGTTGTGTAAGCAGGGATAGTAAATAAAATACTTTTAGTTTGAAATGTTTTTTTCTCACCTTCGTTCTCAACAAAAATTAAATAATCATCTCCATCTTTCTGAATTTCTTTAACAGAATGTTTCAAAAAAATTTCATCCTTCAGGTATTCAGCTAATTTTTGGGGAAGGACTGACATTCCATTTCTGAAAGAAAACATTGCTGCACTTTGTTTAGACTTTTCAGCTCTTTTCTTTCTCTCTTTTGCTCCTTTGATCATACCTTTGAAAAGTCCGCCGTAAACTTCTTCCAATCTGAAAAGTTTTGGAAATGCAGATTTAACACTTAGATTTTCTGGGTCACCAGCAAAGACTCCAGATACAAATGGATTTATCGCATAATCCAGAAATTCCTGACCCAATCTTCTTCTAACAAATTCAGCTAAACTTTGATAGTAACCATCTTTTGATTTCCCAATAAAAGGTTCAAGCATTACTCTCAACTTTGCTTTAGTTGAAAATAATTTTGTACTTAAGAAATCTTTTGGATTCATTGGGAGTGGATGAAGAATATTATTTCGCAAAATGTATCTTTTATTTGCTGATTTGTCTGCGTAAACAAACTGATCTTGTAGATTTAATTCTTGAACAAGCTGCGAAATTAATGGAGTAGTTTCTAATCCTGAATTTGGTCCAGTATCAAAGATAAAATCTCTATGTCTGATTGTTTTGATATTTCCGCCGACTTCATCATTTGCTTCGAGTACTTTTACTTTGAAACCTTCTTTCTTTAACCAGTATGCTGTTGTAAGTCCAGTAATACCTGCACCAATAATTACAATCTCTTCCATATTTCCTCCTTTAGTGCTTCAATAAATAAAGCTGAATCATTTAATCCATTTGAAACAATGTATTTTTCAACTCCATTTTCTTCCGCAACTTTTCTGTATTCAATATCGAGTTCGTAAAGGGTTTCAATATGATCAGAAACGAAGGCAATCGGAATGATTAGTAAATTTTTGTAACCCGATTTGATCAATCTTTCAATTTCTTTTTCTGTTGAAGGCTCAAGCCATTTCATCGGACCAACTTTGCTTTGATAGGCAAGCGAATAAGGTAAATTAAACTCCCCCTGTTTAATTACGAGTTCAACCGTTTCTTCAATTTGCTTTTGATAAGGATCTCCTTTTTTAATATAACTTACTGGAACACCGTGAGCACTGAATAAAAGATAAACTTTCGATTTGTCTTCAAAATTTTCAAGAGCTTGATTGATCCTTTCAATTACAGCATTTAAATAATTTTTATTTGTATGATAATTTTCTATGTAAATCACTTTTCGATCTTTATCATTAAAATGTCTCTTCCACTCGTTGAAAGAAGATCCTGTTGTTGATATTGAATACTGCGGATAAAGGGGAAGAAGAAAAATTTTTTCATAGTTATTTTTTGAAATTCTTTCGGCAACTTCTTTTGTAAAAGGTTTCCAGTATCTCATTGCTACAAACACATCGAAAAGATCTTCTTTCGAGTTTAATTTTTCTTCAAGCATTATTCTCTGAATTTCGGTCCAGTAACCGATAGGAGATTTTCCTCCAATTAATTTATATTCTTCAATAACTTTTGGTGCTCTCTTGCTGGCAATCAACTTTGCAAGTGGTTTCTGTATAAGAGGAATTTTAAAAATATCCGGATCACTGAATAAATTTTGAAGAAAAGGCTGAACTGCATCGAGCGAGTCTGGTCCGCCTAAATTCAATAGTACAACAGCGAATTTTTTGTTCATTAAATAGTCCTCGAGTATTTCATTTTATCCTGCTGTCTTTCGATAAATCCATCGAACTTCATAGCGATGTTTCTGATTAATAGCCTTCCCATCTCGGTAATTTTAATTTCGTTGTTATTCATTATTACAAGACCTTCATCCGACATTTCTTTTAATTGAGAAAGTGATTTTTCAAAATATTCTTTAAAGTTAATCTTAAATTCATTCTCAATCTCATCAAAGTTCAATTCAAAATTGCACATCAAATTCATAATTACTTTTCTTCTGATTTGATCATCTTCCGTCAAACGATAACCTTTGAATACTGGTAATCTTTCATTATCAATAGAGGCAAAGTATTCTTTTTCAGTTTTATAATTCTGCGCATAAACATCTTTTAATTGGCTGATTGATGTAATTCCAAAGGCAAACAAATCACAACCAGCGTGAGTCGAATAACCCTGAAAATTTCTATAGAGTTGTTTACTCTTTAAAGCCTTTGCAAGCTCGTCTTCTGGCTTTGCGAAATGATCCATTCCAATGAAGACATATCCATTGCAAGTTAGTTTTTCAATTGTCATTTTAAGAATGTTTAACTTTTCTTGAGGTGTTGGCAAATCTTCTTCATGAATAAGAGCTTGATGCTTTTTCATCCACGGAACATGAGCATAGTTAAAAACAGCGAGTCTATCCGGTGATAATTCCAGAACTTTGTCGATTGTCTTTTCAAAAGTTTCAATCGTTTGAAATGGCAGACCATACATCAAATCAATATTAATGCTCTGGAATCCAAGCTCTCTAACCCAATTTACAACCTGTCTTGTCATTTCCTCTGGTTGAATTCTATTCACATACTTTTGGACCTTTTCATTAAAGTCCTGCACTCCCATGCTAATTCGATTAAATCCACCTTCTCTTAAAGCAATCAAATGTTCTTTGGTTAAACCTCTCGGATCTATTTCACAGCCAAGCTCTGCATTTTCTGTGAAATCAAATGATTGTCGTATGTAACTTATAAGAGAATTAATTTCGTCAGGATTTAAAGAAGTTGGTGTTCCTCCACCCCAGTGAAGTTGAGCAACTTTTCGATCTGGATTAAGATATTGCCTGAGCAGATCAATTTCATTCTTCAAATATTTAATGTATTCTTTCATTCTGTCATGATTACGAGTTACAATCATATTGCAGCCGCAGAAGTAACAAAGAGTATCGCAATATGGAATATGGAAATAAAGTGAAAGATCGGGGAGATTTTCTCCGTAGTTTGTTTTGATAATTTCTTTCACAAAATCATCGGCAGTAAAGCTTTCATTGAAATGTGGAGCTGGCGGATAACTTGTATATCGCGGTCCAGGAACATCATATTTTTTTAATAAATCAAGATTGACATTCATTTTAAAACCTCTTTTTCACTTCGCTCAAAAGATTTTTCTTTTATGTAGCTGACAAGAAATTTTAATTTCTCTGGATCAATATCCGGATAAATACCATGACCAAGATTAAAGATCAAACCGATATTATCAGAGAAGGCATTTAAAATTTTATCTGCTTCACTGGAAATTAACTGTTGATTGCCATACAGGACTGCGGGATCCATATTGCCCTGAATAGTAACCAGGCTGCCAATTCTTTCCTTTGCAAATTTTATATCAATTGTCCAATCCAAACCGACAACATCACAACCAGAGTAAGCTAATTTCTCAATTGAGTGATTCGCACCTTTAGCAAAAAGAATTATTGGTACATCATATTTCGGTTTAATTTCTTCAACAATCTTTGATAAATAGTAGAATGAAAATTCTTCAAAATGATGTGGAGCTAAAACTCCAGCCCACGAATCAAATATCTGAATCAAATCTGCACCTGCCTTAATTTGAGCGAACAAGTAATCGACCACACAATCTGTTATAAGATTTAGAGCATGATGTGCAAGTTCACGATTGTTGAAAATAAAACTTTTTACCTTGCTGAAATTTTTACTCGTCTTGCCTTCAACCATATAAGTTAAAAGTGTCCAGGGTGCACCACTAAATCCAATCAATGGAACACGATTTTTCAATTCTTTTTTTGTCAGTTTAATTGCATCCAGCACATACTTAAGTTCAACTTCGGGATCAAAGTGTCTTAGTTTATTTATTGAGTCTAAATCTGAAATAGGATCGTGAATAATTGGACCTTTACCTTCATCAATTGAGAGTTTCATACCCATCGCTTCAGGTACAACAAGAATGTCTGAGAAAATTATTGCGGCATCAACGCCAATTATATCAACAGGTTGGATTGTAACTTCGGCAGCA
Protein-coding sequences here:
- the hemL gene encoding glutamate-1-semialdehyde 2,1-aminomutase, producing the protein MNIERSKLLFERAKKILPGGVNSPVRAFKSVGGTPVFIERGEGSKIYDVDGNEYIDYIGSWGPHLFGHNPPFIKEAIKDALEKGTSFGIPTELEIKIAELVRELVPSIEMIRFVNSGSEATMSAVRVARGYTKRAKIIKFEGCYHGHADFFLIKAGSGALTFGVPTSPGVTEGNAKDTLVADFNKIESVKNLISKNKNEIAAIIIEPIVGNMGVVPAEKTFLEELRQICDEEKIVLIFDEVMTGFRVAKGGAQELYNINPDLTTFGKIIGGGLPVGAYGGKEEIMSLVAPSGPVYQAGTLSGNPLAMSAGFAALNYIKNHPEVYDDLEIKSKKLEEGMKKNLQEIGKNFTINRAGSMMTLFFTEREVKYYDDAVSSDTKLFAEYFHQMLRRGVYLPPAQFEAFFVSTAHTEDDINKTLDAQREAFKDLFKIL
- the hemB gene encoding porphobilinogen synthase, which codes for MRQFPQTRLRRLRYNPLIRDMVQETELSVKDFIYPLFVCPGEKIKKPVGSMPEVYQMSIDVLVEECKEVVDLGIPAVILFGIPSHKDEVGSEAYDEEGIIQRAVRQIKKEVKDLVVITDVCMCEYTSHGHCGVLRGDEILNDETNELLAKEALTHAKAGADIVAPSDMMDGRVTAIRKILDENGFQNIPIMSYAAKYASGFYGPFREAAESTPKFGDRRSHQMNPANVLEALWEVELDIQEGADIVMVKPAGPYLDVIYRVKEKFGMPTAAYQVSGEYSMIKAAALNNWIDGERVMMESLTSIKRAGADLILTYFAKEAAKILKK
- the hemG gene encoding protoporphyrinogen oxidase: MEEIVIIGAGITGLTTAYWLKKEGFKVKVLEANDEVGGNIKTIRHRDFIFDTGPNSGLETTPLISQLVQELNLQDQFVYADKSANKRYILRNNILHPLPMNPKDFLSTKLFSTKAKLRVMLEPFIGKSKDGYYQSLAEFVRRRLGQEFLDYAINPFVSGVFAGDPENLSVKSAFPKLFRLEEVYGGLFKGMIKGAKERKKRAEKSKQSAAMFSFRNGMSVLPQKLAEYLKDEIFLKHSVKEIQKDGDDYLIFVENEGEKKTFQTKSILFTIPAYTTAELLKNFDGYLFNQLSTIYYPPVLVLNVIYEKSKIGQPLDGFGFLIPEKEKKSFLGAIWNSVIFPNRGDEKFASFTIFIGGSRQYKIFEIGIENVIEKVLSEFEEIMKIKSKPESFVYRFWERAIPQYSIGYIEKENAINEFERKYKGIFLGGNYRGGISVGDCIKNSKIHFERISNFVRNNLFTEFEREIN
- the hemH gene encoding ferrochelatase — its product is MNKKFAVVLLNLGGPDSLDAVQPFLQNLFSDPDIFKIPLIQKPLAKLIASKRAPKVIEEYKLIGGKSPIGYWTEIQRIMLEEKLNSKEDLFDVFVAMRYWKPFTKEVAERISKNNYEKIFLLPLYPQYSISTTGSSFNEWKRHFNDKDRKVIYIENYHTNKNYLNAVIERINQALENFEDKSKVYLLFSAHGVPVSYIKKGDPYQKQIEETVELVIKQGEFNLPYSLAYQSKVGPMKWLEPSTEKEIERLIKSGYKNLLIIPIAFVSDHIETLYELDIEYRKVAEENGVEKYIVSNGLNDSALFIEALKEEIWKRL
- the hemN gene encoding oxygen-independent coproporphyrinogen III oxidase; amino-acid sequence: MNVNLDLLKKYDVPGPRYTSYPPAPHFNESFTADDFVKEIIKTNYGENLPDLSLYFHIPYCDTLCYFCGCNMIVTRNHDRMKEYIKYLKNEIDLLRQYLNPDRKVAQLHWGGGTPTSLNPDEINSLISYIRQSFDFTENAELGCEIDPRGLTKEHLIALREGGFNRISMGVQDFNEKVQKYVNRIQPEEMTRQVVNWVRELGFQSINIDLMYGLPFQTIETFEKTIDKVLELSPDRLAVFNYAHVPWMKKHQALIHEEDLPTPQEKLNILKMTIEKLTCNGYVFIGMDHFAKPEDELAKALKSKQLYRNFQGYSTHAGCDLFAFGITSISQLKDVYAQNYKTEKEYFASIDNERLPVFKGYRLTEDDQIRRKVIMNLMCNFELNFDEIENEFKINFKEYFEKSLSQLKEMSDEGLVIMNNNEIKITEMGRLLIRNIAMKFDGFIERQQDKMKYSRTI
- the hemE gene encoding uroporphyrinogen decarboxylase; translation: MNHLQNDLILRAAKRQKVERVPIWIMRQAGRYLPEYRKVREKVSFLELCKTPELAAEVTIQPVDIIGVDAAIIFSDILVVPEAMGMKLSIDEGKGPIIHDPISDLDSINKLRHFDPEVELKYVLDAIKLTKKELKNRVPLIGFSGAPWTLLTYMVEGKTSKNFSKVKSFIFNNRELAHHALNLITDCVVDYLFAQIKAGADLIQIFDSWAGVLAPHHFEEFSFYYLSKIVEEIKPKYDVPIILFAKGANHSIEKLAYSGCDVVGLDWTIDIKFAKERIGSLVTIQGNMDPAVLYGNQQLISSEADKILNAFSDNIGLIFNLGHGIYPDIDPEKLKFLVSYIKEKSFERSEKEVLK